One Terriglobia bacterium genomic window, ACAGGGTCAATTGGAAGAACAGCAAACAGGCTGTCCATACGGCCGCCGATCCACCGAACCAGGGTAGGATCAGTTTCGCGATCAGCGGCTCGACCTGGAAGAGAAGAAATGCGCTGAGGAGAATGGCGGATCCGAAGACGACCGCCATCGAAATTACTTCCCGCTGCGTTTCACCAGCGGCGTCAATACCAGATTCCGGAACTCGACAGCGCCATGATCGCCTTGCAGTTCGAGCGCGCCTGGTTGACCTTCGTAGGGATCGAAGGCGATGCCGGTGAGGCCATCGATCACGCCTTTTTCGTAGAGCTTCTTTCCGTTGAGGGTGCCGGTGACCTCCATGCCCACCAGGCGAATGTCGAGCGTTTGCCACTCGCCCGCGGGCTTGCCGTAATTGGCCGGCGGCACAATACGCGTGTAGAGCGTGCCTGTGCCGTGGAGGCCGGGCGGCTTGCCAAAATCGTCGATGATCTGCACCTCGTAACGGCCCCGCAATCCGACGCCGCTGTTGCTATGCTCGGCCACGTTGTACTCCACGTGAAGCTCGAAATTCCAATATTTATCGTTCGTGATCAGATCGTCGGCGTGGCCGGTGCTCTTGAGAATTCCTCCGTCGGTCGTCCAGCCTGCGGCTGCATCGGACTTTAGACCCTTCCATCCCGAAAGATCCTTGCCGTTGAAGAGCGTGATGGGTTTGCCTTTGATCCACGAGCCGTCGTCGTGTTCGTTGATGACGGGTGCGCGATGTCCGGTGAATTTCAACTCGCCCTGCGAGCCGGTCATCTCGCCTTCGAGGACGCCGTTGACGTAATTCACGACGTAATCGAGATGATTTCGCTTATCGACCCAGGAGAAGCGCAGCACGCCGTTTTCGATTTTTGGGTCTGGCACGTCATTGAGGCTGCCGCCAGGAAATCCGACGAACCGCCCTTTGACGTCAGCCGTTCCAGCGCCACTTATCTCGAGCCACCACGCCTTGTCGGCGGGCGTCTTATGTACTTCGAGATCCCAGCGGCCGTTAAAGTCCGTGTCGGCGGCGTGGGCGGCGGCCGCCAACACCAGTAGGAGCAGTAATGTGGGACCGGATCTCATTTTGAAGATCTCGCATTCGCGCTGAACCAGTCGGCGCCCGCCTTAGCCACTTGGCCGTCCTGCTCGGCAGCCCCACCGCTGACGCCGATCGCGCCGATGACTTTGCCATCGACGACCAACGGAATGCCTCCCTCGAAGGGCAGGATATCGAGCTTCAGGAGCGCGGTCGCGCCCTTCGCCAGAGCGTCGGCGAAGTCTTTGGTGGGCGACTTAAAAATGACGGCGG contains:
- a CDS encoding DUF1080 domain-containing protein, translating into MRSGPTLLLLLVLAAAAHAADTDFNGRWDLEVHKTPADKAWWLEISGAGTADVKGRFVGFPGGSLNDVPDPKIENGVLRFSWVDKRNHLDYVVNYVNGVLEGEMTGSQGELKFTGHRAPVINEHDDGSWIKGKPITLFNGKDLSGWKGLKSDAAAGWTTDGGILKSTGHADDLITNDKYWNFELHVEYNVAEHSNSGVGLRGRYEVQIIDDFGKPPGLHGTGTLYTRIVPPANYGKPAGEWQTLDIRLVGMEVTGTLNGKKLYEKGVIDGLTGIAFDPYEGQPGALELQGDHGAVEFRNLVLTPLVKRSGK